The DNA sequence CCAGGGAAGCGGGTTCAGGAGTTCCAGACCAACGGCTGGGGCGGGGCGGAGTCCGTGCTCCCCGCCCCGTCCCGCGTGCTGGGTGCACGGCCCCGCCGCGCAGGCCGCGCTAGTCAGTGCCGTCCACCAGTTCGCACAGCATGTTCTCCAAAGCCGTGATGCGCTCCTCCTGGGCCTGCACCCGCTCGCGAAGGGCCTTGATCTCCTCCAGCAGCGTCTCCAGGGTGTGCTGCTGCTAGGGCGGACGGAACCGAGAGGCCGTGTCAGAGGGAGTGGGGACGGATGTGCGGATGGGCTTGGATGCTTCGGAGCCACAGCTTACCGACAAGGGGGCATCGCTGGCCGACTGGCTGCGGCGGGGGCCTGAGGGCGGGCGCACGTCCAGAATGTTGCGCTTGGTGACCCGGAGCTCGCGGTGTTTCGGGGGCACGTAGCCGTCCTTCAGCGAAATGAGCACAGGTTCAGCGTCCTGGCCCGACAGCCATTCGTCCGCTTCCAGGGCTGGCTCCGGGCCCGGTGTGTCCGGGTACAGATCGTCCTGGAACAGGTCTGACTGCGGGGGTAGGTGGACAGGTTGGACCCGCATGAGCCCGGGCCTTAGCCTGCTGCGCTCCAGTCCGCCTCGGAGCCCTGCCCGACCTCTCTCCCGGTCCTCACCTTGCGGGGCACAGTCATGACAATGGGCTCACACTTCCGTTCGTGCAACTTGTAGAACCTATAAGGGAACGGTGTTCAGCACCCCCACAAGACTCCCACCCCCTTAACGTCTCTTTTCTGGGACCAAGGGGTTGGAGGCCACTACTTGCTGAGCACATTGGATTTTACACACATGATCAGTTCTGGGGTAAAACAAATTTGATGGGGTGTCGGAGAATATCAGGCTAGTGGGGCTGAAAAAGACCTGTTTGATCCCACCTCgaccttttcttttccaaagcaCTGTTGGGGAAGCTGCGGAGGTTAAGACCTGACACAAGGAGGGGACAGAGAGGCAGGCGCGCAGAAGGGGCCAAGGCTGCTGACCGGGCAATCTCGCATTTGCTGACATCCAGCCCCCGCTTGGGCATGAAACCCATGCCCCGCTGCGGTTCTTTGCTGCTAAATGTGTTCAGGTAGTGCACGTAAGGTGGCTCATCCGTAATTTCAAAGTACCGAATGCTGCTGTCACCCTGCAAAACCAGTCGGTTCAGAGGAACGCCCAGGTTGGGGCCTCACGTCTccatcctgcccctccccctaCACCCCGTTCTCTCCACCCGGCCTCGAGCACCTTGCCACACAGGTAGACGATGCTGGAGTCGGGATCGTAGAATGGCAGTAGGACTCCGTTGCTCGTGTCCATCTCCTGCAGTGCCACTGGCTCTTCGAAGTTGTTCTGTCCGAGCACAGGAGGCATGACCTGCCCTGCTCATCCTCCTGTGCTACTTCGGAATCCCTTTTACGCTTCCTGCCCGGCCCAAATCCCATGCGTTCCCAAGGCAGCTCTGTTGGGAGCTACAGGCTCTTCCCCTGCACATATCACTCCTCCTCCCTCGCACATACACCCCCTGCGTCGTCGCATGCAGTCACCGCAAACCACCCCCAGGGACTCGGCATCACCAGGCGGGGCCGCCAGCGCGAGCTCCTTCAGGCGACGCAGCAAAACTGGGCAGAGGGGTGGGTGCGGGGATGGCAGGCGCTGCGGACGTGGCAGCGGCCTCCAGCCCTGTCCAGGTGGGCATGCCCTGCGGGTGGGGGGCGCCTGGCCCCTCTCCCGTGATGCCAGTCCCCGGGGCACACACCCCAAGCCTCCAGCTGTGTTACCGGGTCCCACAGGCCCAGCTCTCGCTGGCTCATGCGGGTGAATCCCGTGGTGAAGATATGGCCCTGGCGCGTGAAGACAGCCCGCATGGGCCTCATCCCCTCGTGGGCTGCAAACCTctcctgggggaggggggagaaggggcATCACCCAGCTGCCTGGCCTGGGGAACATGGAGGGCTGAGCAATTAGTTTGCTGACTTGGGTGTAGGGTTGGAGGGTGGGGAGAGATAAAGGGGTCCAAGAACACAGTTTCTCGGGGGCCAGTGGCTGGCCCCTGGTTTGGAGAACGTCTGGGCGGGGAGAGAGCCCTAGACTCTTGGCTCTCAGAAGATCCCGATCCCTTAAAGCGCCCTCAAAGTCTGATCCTAGAGCGGGCGACGTCTGCTGGCTCCTCGGGGTGGCAACGAGGCTTTTGCCACATGGGAGCCCCCGCTCCGCTCCGGCCTCTTGGGCGCGGGTCACTGCCCTCCGCTCCTGGCCGACCCACAGTAGGAGCGAGCGAGCGAGT is a window from the Castor canadensis chromosome 11, mCasCan1.hap1v2, whole genome shotgun sequence genome containing:
- the Coro6 gene encoding coronin-6 isoform X8, giving the protein MSRRVVRQSKFRHVFGQAAKADQAYEDIRVSKVTWDSSFCAVNPKFLAIIVEAGGGGAFIVLPLAKTGRVDKNYPLVTGHTAPILDIDWCPHNDNVIASASDDTTIMVWQIPDYTPVRNITEPIITLEGHSKRVGILSWHPTARNVLLSAGGDNVIIIWNVGTGEVLLSLDDMHPDIIHSVCWNNNGSLLATTCKDKTLRIIDPRKGQVVANNFEEPVALQEMDTSNGVLLPFYDPDSSIVYLCGKGDSSIRYFEITDEPPYVHYLNTFSSKEPQRGMGFMPKRGLDVSKCEIARFYKLHERKCEPIVMTVPRKSDLFQDDLYPDTPGPEPALEADEWLSGQDAEPVLISLKDGYVPPKHRELRVTKRNILDVRPPSGPRRSQSASDAPLSQHTLETLLEEIKALRERVQAQEERITALENMLCELVDGTD
- the Coro6 gene encoding coronin-6 isoform X3; protein product: MSRRVVRQSKFRHVFGQAAKADQAYEDIRVSKVTWDSSFCAVNPKFLAIIVEAGGGGAFIVLPLAKTGRVDKNYPLVTGHTAPILDIDWCPHNDNVIASASDDTTIMVWQIPDYTPVRNITEPIITLEGHSKRVGILSWHPTARNVLLSAGGDNVIIIWNVGTGEVLLSLDDMHPDIIHSVCWNNNGSLLATTCKDKTLRIIDPRKGQVVAERFAAHEGMRPMRAVFTRQGHIFTTGFTRMSQRELGLWDPNNFEEPVALQEMDTSNGVLLPFYDPDSSIVYLCGKGDSSIRYFEITDEPPYVHYLNTFSSKEPQRGMGFMPKRGLDVSKCEIARFYKLHERKCEPIVMTVPRKSDLFQDDLYPDTPGPEPALEADEWLSGQDAEPVLISLKDGYVPPKHRELRVTKRNILDVRPPSGPRRSQSASDAPLSQQHTLETLLEEIKALRERVQAQEERITALENMLCELVDGTD
- the Coro6 gene encoding coronin-6 isoform X1; this translates as MSRRVVRQSKFRHVFGQAAKADQAYEDIRVSKVTWDSSFCAVNPKFLAIIVEAGGGGAFIVLPLAKTGRVDKNYPLVTGHTAPILDIDWCPHNDNVIASASDDTTIMVWQIPDYTPVRNITEPIITLEGHSKRVGILSWHPTARNVLLSAGGDNVIIIWNVGTGEVLLSLDDMHPDIIHSVCWNNNGSLLATTCKDKTLRIIDPRKGQVVAERTRPHEGARPLRAVFTADGKLLSTGFSRMSERQLALWDPERFAAHEGMRPMRAVFTRQGHIFTTGFTRMSQRELGLWDPNNFEEPVALQEMDTSNGVLLPFYDPDSSIVYLCGKGDSSIRYFEITDEPPYVHYLNTFSSKEPQRGMGFMPKRGLDVSKCEIARFYKLHERKCEPIVMTVPRKSDLFQDDLYPDTPGPEPALEADEWLSGQDAEPVLISLKDGYVPPKHRELRVTKRNILDVRPPSGPRRSQSASDAPLSQQHTLETLLEEIKALRERVQAQEERITALENMLCELVDGTD
- the Coro6 gene encoding coronin-6 isoform X7, with the protein product MSRRVVRQSKFRHVFGQAAKADQAYEDIRVSKVTWDSSFCAVNPKFLAIIVEAGGGGAFIVLPLAKTGRVDKNYPLVTGHTAPILDIDWCPHNDNVIASASDDTTIMVWQIPDYTPVRNITEPIITLEGHSKRVGILSWHPTARNVLLSAGGDNVIIIWNVGTGEVLLSLDDMHPDIIHSVCWNNNGSLLATTCKDKTLRIIDPRKGQVVANNFEEPVALQEMDTSNGVLLPFYDPDSSIVYLCGKGDSSIRYFEITDEPPYVHYLNTFSSKEPQRGMGFMPKRGLDVSKCEIARFYKLHERKCEPIVMTVPRKSDLFQDDLYPDTPGPEPALEADEWLSGQDAEPVLISLKDGYVPPKHRELRVTKRNILDVRPPSGPRRSQSASDAPLSQQHTLETLLEEIKALRERVQAQEERITALENMLCELVDGTD
- the Coro6 gene encoding coronin-6 isoform X2, with the protein product MSRRVVRQSKFRHVFGQAAKADQAYEDIRVSKVTWDSSFCAVNPKFLAIIVEAGGGGAFIVLPLAKTGRVDKNYPLVTGHTAPILDIDWCPHNDNVIASASDDTTIMVWQIPDYTPVRNITEPIITLEGHSKRVGILSWHPTARNVLLSAGGDNVIIIWNVGTGEVLLSLDDMHPDIIHSVCWNNNGSLLATTCKDKTLRIIDPRKGQVVAERTRPHEGARPLRAVFTADGKLLSTGFSRMSERQLALWDPERFAAHEGMRPMRAVFTRQGHIFTTGFTRMSQRELGLWDPNNFEEPVALQEMDTSNGVLLPFYDPDSSIVYLCGKGDSSIRYFEITDEPPYVHYLNTFSSKEPQRGMGFMPKRGLDVSKCEIARFYKLHERKCEPIVMTVPRKSDLFQDDLYPDTPGPEPALEADEWLSGQDAEPVLISLKDGYVPPKHRELRVTKRNILDVRPPSGPRRSQSASDAPLSQHTLETLLEEIKALRERVQAQEERITALENMLCELVDGTD
- the Coro6 gene encoding coronin-6 isoform X5, coding for MSRRVVRQSKFRHVFGQAAKADQAYEDIRVSKVTWDSSFCAVNPKFLAIIVEAGGGGAFIVLPLAKTGRVDKNYPLVTGHTAPILDIDWCPHNDNVIASASDDTTIMVWQIPDYTPVRNITEPIITLEGHSKRVGILSWHPTARNVLLSAGGDNVIIIWNVGTGEVLLSLDDMHPDIIHSVCWNNNGSLLATTCKDKTLRIIDPRKGQVVAERFAAHEGMRPMRAVFTRQGHIFTTGFTRMSQRELGLWDPNNFEEPVALQEMDTSNGVLLPFYDPDSSIVYLCGKGDSSIRYFEITDEPPYVHYLNTFSSKEPQRGMGFMPKRGLDVSKCEIARFYKLHERKCEPIVMTVPRKSDLFQDDLYPDTPGPEPALEADEWLSGQDAEPVLISLKDGYVPPKHRELRVTKRNILDVRPPSGPRRSQSASDAPLSQHTLETLLEEIKALRERVQAQEERITALENMLCELVDGTD
- the Coro6 gene encoding coronin-6 isoform X9 → MDAGQGNRVWQIPDYTPVRNITEPIITLEGHSKRVGILSWHPTARNVLLSAGGDNVIIIWNVGTGEVLLSLDDMHPDIIHSVCWNNNGSLLATTCKDKTLRIIDPRKGQVVAERTRPHEGARPLRAVFTADGKLLSTGFSRMSERQLALWDPERFAAHEGMRPMRAVFTRQGHIFTTGFTRMSQRELGLWDPNNFEEPVALQEMDTSNGVLLPFYDPDSSIVYLCGKGDSSIRYFEITDEPPYVHYLNTFSSKEPQRGMGFMPKRGLDVSKCEIARFYKLHERKCEPIVMTVPRKSDLFQDDLYPDTPGPEPALEADEWLSGQDAEPVLISLKDGYVPPKHRELRVTKRNILDVRPPSGPRRSQSASDAPLSQQHTLETLLEEIKALRERVQAQEERITALENMLCELVDGTD
- the Coro6 gene encoding coronin-6 isoform X10 gives rise to the protein MPSPWGWFAVTACDDAGGNNFEEPVALQEMDTSNGVLLPFYDPDSSIVYLCGKGDSSIRYFEITDEPPYVHYLNTFSSKEPQRGMGFMPKRGLDVSKCEIARFYKLHERKCEPIVMTVPRKSDLFQDDLYPDTPGPEPALEADEWLSGQDAEPVLISLKDGYVPPKHRELRVTKRNILDVRPPSGPRRSQSASDAPLSQHTLETLLEEIKALRERVQAQEERITALENMLCELVDGTD